From the genome of Bacteroidales bacterium WCE2008, one region includes:
- a CDS encoding ATP-dependent exoDNAse (exonuclease V) beta subunit (contains helicase and exonuclease domains) yields MINIVKASAGSGKTFKLAKTYIELLLRSEDRYAYRHILAVTFTNKATGEMKNRVLKELDILAREPQASGYYNDFVKEFGPEEKLRKRAEDLLYNILHDYGAFAISTIDKFFQQALKAFAREIGQFSSYQVELDKDSLVRESVDRILDSMTEGDNSLIGWITESVMESLNDQGKFNIEKGLYQTAEKLKSDEHREAVEKYGLDEAKVHLKDDLRNLRRNCLKLMDDYVRRLSDAAGKVLSVFEKAGIRPEDSNGKFISLLWKYVGLKRGSEVKSLSSSFREKAADSTKWFSKDKQSLLPKVEGSLEEPLAELIALFDMPLKAYNTARALNKDIYNLGISSELSEEFNALVKEKNVMCLDDSNILLKRIIGGSDAPFVYEKLGVRFEDFLLDEFQDTSTIQWQNFEPLLRESNDNGRDNLVVGDVKQSIYRWRGSDWRLLSSGIKETFPDSDDSLSLTSNWRSLGAIVDFNNSFFDYAAGVLDSKLSADSHLIRDIYADVAQKAMTDDKARGSVEVTFCEADEQLDTILQSISKVREAGASFGHIAVLVRENKDGAKVASYLVDNGIPVISDDSLHAKGSLTVRRLVSLMSCAFNGEDSVSNYLAKSLDVDIPEDYLSLYDLAESLLRSLKAHDASLFEREIIYVQAFMDVLNDWVSVNGNNLQSFLNFWDEYKKDYVSSPEDTDAVRIITIHKAKGLEFPYVIFPYAESVVLAETKRNFHWCRPMSEAAGYGLDGLFNVNLSSGSADSFFADSFETDMLMQAIDNLNVFYVALTRASKGLHIISENPSKAFLGSYDKKGDDAEFKSLSHILYSFVKTRFPDSGQMYDFSKIPPRKALAEYRAASYPSFDIKDRASLKFSDDSAAYFSDEMILTPRVHGIVLHEIMSRVNSAADLRGSVRQAVSAGELSEAEGDKCAEILAKEIEAHGEWFPEDGSVVRNELEIIGTDGRLHKPDRVLTFPDRTVVIDYKFKNYDPGESYRGYFNQVARYMDLYRTMGYPAVEGYLWFIGDTSHVEKIG; encoded by the coding sequence ATGATAAATATAGTGAAAGCATCGGCTGGCTCAGGTAAGACCTTCAAGCTCGCCAAGACATATATCGAACTTCTCCTCCGTAGTGAAGACAGATATGCTTACCGCCATATCCTTGCGGTGACATTCACCAACAAGGCTACCGGCGAGATGAAGAACCGAGTGCTCAAGGAACTCGACATCCTTGCGCGCGAGCCTCAGGCTTCAGGCTATTACAACGACTTCGTCAAGGAGTTCGGTCCTGAGGAAAAACTGCGCAAACGTGCGGAGGATCTGCTCTACAACATACTTCACGACTATGGAGCCTTCGCCATAAGTACCATCGACAAGTTTTTCCAGCAGGCTCTGAAAGCCTTTGCCCGCGAGATCGGTCAGTTCTCATCGTATCAGGTGGAGCTTGACAAGGATTCGTTGGTCAGGGAGAGCGTGGACAGGATACTTGATTCCATGACGGAAGGAGACAATTCGCTTATCGGGTGGATTACCGAAAGCGTTATGGAAAGCCTGAATGATCAAGGAAAGTTCAACATAGAGAAAGGGCTGTATCAGACGGCTGAGAAACTCAAGTCTGACGAGCATAGGGAAGCGGTCGAGAAATACGGTCTCGATGAAGCTAAGGTTCATTTAAAAGACGATCTCAGGAATCTGAGAAGGAATTGTCTGAAGCTGATGGACGACTATGTCAGAAGACTTTCTGATGCTGCCGGGAAAGTCCTCTCCGTCTTTGAAAAGGCCGGAATCCGTCCGGAGGACAGTAACGGGAAGTTTATATCCTTGCTCTGGAAGTACGTCGGCTTGAAGCGAGGCTCGGAGGTTAAGTCCCTGTCAAGTTCTTTCCGGGAAAAGGCTGCGGACAGCACGAAGTGGTTCTCGAAGGATAAGCAATCCCTGTTGCCAAAGGTCGAAGGATCTCTGGAAGAGCCGCTTGCTGAGCTGATAGCATTGTTCGATATGCCTCTCAAGGCGTACAATACGGCCAGGGCCCTGAATAAAGATATCTATAATCTCGGCATATCCTCCGAACTTTCCGAGGAATTCAACGCTCTCGTGAAGGAGAAGAACGTGATGTGTCTGGATGACTCCAATATACTTCTGAAGCGAATAATCGGTGGCAGCGACGCTCCTTTCGTGTACGAGAAACTGGGAGTCCGTTTCGAGGACTTCCTGCTCGACGAGTTTCAGGATACGTCCACGATACAGTGGCAGAATTTCGAGCCGCTGCTTCGCGAGAGCAATGACAACGGCCGGGACAATCTTGTAGTGGGCGACGTCAAGCAGAGTATATATCGCTGGAGGGGCTCCGACTGGAGGCTGCTGTCCTCGGGAATAAAGGAAACATTCCCTGATTCGGACGACAGTCTCTCCCTTACATCCAATTGGAGAAGCCTCGGGGCGATAGTGGATTTCAACAATTCATTCTTTGACTATGCCGCCGGAGTTCTCGATAGTAAACTCAGCGCCGACAGCCATCTGATAAGGGATATCTATGCGGATGTCGCTCAGAAAGCCATGACTGACGACAAGGCCCGCGGAAGCGTGGAAGTGACGTTCTGCGAGGCGGACGAGCAACTTGATACCATATTGCAATCCATTTCCAAGGTTCGCGAAGCCGGGGCGTCGTTCGGCCATATTGCCGTCCTCGTCAGAGAAAACAAGGACGGAGCCAAAGTTGCGTCTTATCTTGTGGACAACGGTATTCCTGTGATTTCGGACGATTCCCTCCATGCAAAGGGATCCCTGACCGTACGTCGTCTGGTGTCCTTGATGTCATGTGCCTTCAACGGAGAGGACAGCGTGTCCAACTACCTTGCCAAGTCTCTCGACGTGGACATCCCGGAGGACTATCTTTCCCTGTACGACCTCGCCGAAAGTCTGCTGCGGTCCCTCAAGGCCCACGATGCATCCCTTTTCGAAAGGGAAATAATCTATGTCCAGGCATTCATGGACGTGCTCAACGACTGGGTGTCCGTCAATGGAAACAACCTCCAGTCGTTCCTGAATTTCTGGGATGAGTACAAAAAAGACTATGTCAGTTCTCCTGAGGATACGGATGCTGTCAGGATCATCACAATCCATAAGGCGAAGGGCCTCGAATTCCCATATGTGATATTTCCGTATGCGGAGAGTGTCGTGCTGGCAGAAACCAAAAGAAACTTCCACTGGTGTCGGCCTATGTCGGAGGCGGCCGGGTACGGGCTTGACGGACTGTTCAATGTCAATCTTTCTTCCGGATCTGCCGATTCTTTCTTCGCCGATTCATTCGAGACCGACATGCTGATGCAGGCGATAGACAACCTGAATGTGTTCTATGTGGCCCTGACCCGAGCCTCGAAAGGACTCCATATCATTTCCGAGAATCCTTCCAAAGCTTTTCTTGGAAGCTATGACAAGAAGGGCGACGATGCCGAGTTCAAGAGTCTTTCCCATATTCTATACAGCTTCGTGAAGACGCGATTCCCGGATTCCGGGCAGATGTATGATTTCAGCAAGATACCGCCTCGCAAGGCTCTTGCTGAATATCGCGCCGCCTCATACCCGTCCTTCGATATAAAAGACCGCGCCAGCCTGAAGTTCAGCGACGATTCTGCCGCATACTTCAGCGACGAGATGATACTGACTCCGAGAGTCCATGGAATCGTGCTCCACGAAATCATGTCCAGGGTCAATTCTGCCGCTGACCTGAGGGGCTCCGTCCGCCAGGCTGTCTCCGCCGGCGAGCTTTCCGAAGCCGAAGGCGACAAGTGCGCGGAGATTCTCGCCAAAGAGATCGAGGCTCATGGAGAATGGTTCCCCGAGGACGGCTCCGTCGTCCGCAACGAACTCGAGATCATCGGCACGGACGGCCGTCTCCACAAGCCCGACAGGGTACTGACCTTCCCGGACAGGACGGTGGTCATCGACTACAAGTTCAAGAACTATGACCCCGGCGAATCATATCGCGGCTACTTCAACCAGGTCGCCCGCTACATGGACCTCTACCGCACCATGGGCTATCCTGCCGTCGAAGGCTACCTATGGTTCATCGGCGATACCAGCCATGTCGAAAAGATCGGATAG